From a region of the Coffea arabica cultivar ET-39 chromosome 3e, Coffea Arabica ET-39 HiFi, whole genome shotgun sequence genome:
- the LOC140038536 gene encoding uncharacterized protein, with protein sequence MANTQTLRELATPELTHQPLCITFPTLSENTSFELKSGLIQLLPSFHGLSGEKPHKHVKEFEVVCSSMKPPGVTEEQIRLRAFPFSLKDAAKDWLYYLPAGLQSTDRSIIDAASGGALANKTPKEAWDLIEAMAENSQQFGFRENNPTRRVNEIETSSIQQQLSELTSAVRQLAMRDTPRARVCGICTSMDHCTDTCPLLQEDGAEQVNMAGGVPAPRRQYDPYSNTYNPGWRDHRNFSYGNRPQNSLSNRPPGFQQPWQQKPQPPPANSSSSLEDIVKSLATTTAQIQQETRQLQQETRSLTTNMAQLQQETRALTMSTTQFQQDTKAGMRDMDARISQLATAINHLESHAHGKLSSHPEINPKNVSAVTLRSSKELEGSKVENSKSKSEEEIEKEIEEEGRIREDRKVPKYAKFLKDLCVNKRKLRGDERVMVGENVSAVLQRKLPPKCGDPETGIIIQLTDRTCAYPDGIIEDVLVQVDGLIFPTDFYVLYMDDRSAPNPSPIILGRPFFSTAQTKIDVSKGTLTMEFDGEIVHFNIFDTMKHPVNSQSVFAIYATNPSVQEFSKFAGRDKFKVAANKSYRMKAVYEVKMERKFRKKGALNGHVDPGGRPPITRKIQLHPD encoded by the exons ATGGCCAATACCCAGACATTAAGGGAGCTGGCTACCCCGGAACTGACTCACCAGCCCTTGTGCATCACTTTCCCAACTCTGTCTGAGAATACCTCATTCGAGCTGAAATCGGGGTTGATTCAGCTCCTACCTTCGTTCCATGGTCTTTCTGGTGAAAAACCTCACAAACACGTCAAGGAGTTCGAAGTGGTTTGCTCTAGCATGAAACCTCCTGGGGTCACTGAGGAGCAGATAAGACTTAGAGCTTTCCCCTTCTCTCTCAAGGACGCAGCGAAGGATTGGCTATACTACCTACCTGcag GGCTCCAGTCAACTGACAGGAGTATTATTGACGCTGCGAGCGGAGGAGCCCTGGCGAATAAGACACCGAAGGAAGCATGGGACCTGATCGAAGCCATGGCAGAGAACTCCCAACAATTTGGCTTCCGTGAGAACAACCCTACCCGTAGAGTCAACGAGATAGAGACTTCATCCATACAGCAGCAACTGTCAGAGTTGACGTCTGCTGTCAGGCAATTAGCCATGAGAGACACGCCGCGAGCTAGAGTTTGTGGCATCTGCACTAGCATGGACCACTGCACGGACACGTGCCCCCTTTTGCAAGAGGACGGGGCGGAACAGGTAAACATGGCCGGAGGCGTGCCCGCGCCCCGCAGGCAGTATGACCCGTACTCCAACACATACAACCCCGGTTGGAGAGACCATCGCAACTTCAGTTATGGGAACCGACCACAAAATTCACTCTCAAATCGTCCACCAGGGTTTCAGCAACCATGGCAGCAAAAGCCTCAACCTCCGCCCGCCAATTCAAGTAGCTCTCTGGAGGATATTGTCAAGAGTCTGGCTACGACTACCGCCCAGATCCAGCAAGAGACTAGACAGCTTCAGCAGGAGACTAGGTCATTGACCACGAATATGGCTCAACTCCAGCAAGAAACTAGAGCCTTAACCATGAGCACCACTCAGTTCCAGCAGGATACCAAAGCAGGCATGAGAGATATGGATGCTCGAATAAGCCAATTGGCAACTGCCATCAATCACCTGGAGTCCCACGCTCATGGAAAATTGTCATCTCACCCCGAGATAAATCCCAAAAATGTAAGTGCCGTGACGCTGAGGAGTAGTAAGGAACTGGAAGGGTCTAAAGTGGAAAAttcaaaaagcaaaagtgaggAGGAGATAGAAAAGGAAATCGAAGAGGAAGGACGCATTCGCGAAGACCGTAAG GTACCCAAATAcgcaaagttcttgaaagacttGTGCGTtaacaaaagaaagctaaggggTGATGAGAGAGTGatggtaggagagaatgtatcaGCTGTACTTCAAAGGAAACTTCCACCCAAATGCGGGGATCCAG AAACGgggataataattcaattgACTGATCGTACATGTGCTTACCCGGATGGGATAATTGAGGATGTTTTAGTGCAAgtagatggattaatttttcctactgatttttatgtgctttacATGGATGATAGAAGTGCCCCAAATCCATCACCCATTATATTAGGAAGACCATTTTTTAGTACTGCCCAGACTAAAATTGATGTTAGTAAGGGTACTCTCacgatggaatttgatggagaaatagtCCACTTTAATATCTTTGATACAATGAAACATCCTGTTAACTCTCAGTCTGTGTTTGCTATTTATGCCACTAATCCCTCTGTGCAAGAATTTTCTAAATTTGCTGGTAGGGATAAATTCAAGGTTGCTGCGAACAAGTCCTATAGGATGAAAGCAGTTTATGAGgtgaaaatggagagaaaatttagaaaaaagggTGCACTCAATGGCCACGTGGATCCCGGAGGAAGGCCACCAATTACAAGGAAAATTCAATTACATCCAGATTAA